GATGGCGCGGTCGACCTCGCCACGCGAGCGGAATAAGTTACCTAACGTAAGATGCGCTTCGACCGTATTGCTGTCCTCTTTAAGCATATCAAGGAACAGATCGACCGCTTTGTCCTGCTGGTTAGAAAGCAGAAAGTTCACCCCAGCCACGTATTCACGTGAAAGTCGGCTCGCTTCCTGTTGCTTATCCTGCTGAGCACTTCTGCGTCCCATATACCAACCATAAGCGGCAGCAACGGGAAGAAGCAGAAACAGCAGCTCTAACATAGTCTCTATTCCTTCGGCGTCGCAGAAGGTGCGAGGTTGTCTGGCTCAGATGACGCTGCTTGCTGTTCCAGTCGACGAATTTTTCGTTCAGCGCGCGCTAAACCTAAACGCACTCGGACATAAAACAGGCCGCAGATAACCCAACCCAAAATGAATCCGGCTGCAAACAATGTGGCCAGCAACGTTGACAGGCGGTATTCGCCCTGAGCAATTAAATAGTTAAACGTAACAGCCTGATCGTTATGCGCACCCAATGTGACCGAAAGCACAAAGATGGCTAAAACAACCAAAAAAATCAGCAGATATTTCA
This is a stretch of genomic DNA from Hafnia alvei. It encodes these proteins:
- a CDS encoding LapA family protein; this translates as MKYLLIFLVVLAIFVLSVTLGAHNDQAVTFNYLIAQGEYRLSTLLATLFAAGFILGWVICGLFYVRVRLGLARAERKIRRLEQQAASSEPDNLAPSATPKE